TTACTTCCGGATGTTTACAGCTTGCTTTCTCACAGATGCCCAGTGCCTCTTTATTTTACAAAGGTGGAATGACAGCCTATACCTTGCCGGAACAAGTGAGGTTATTAAAAGTAAGCAGAGAAGAAGCAGAGGATTGCGATTCTGTTTCAAAAAATATAGTTGAAACAATGGCACTGCATATTGCAAAGTTATTTGAATCTGACTGGTCTATTGCCACTACCGGTTATTCTACATCAAGCGAAAATTCATCCTATAAAGTATTTGCGTATTTTTCATTTTCTTATAAAGGAGAGATCATTTTCACCAAGAAATTGGAACTGCATCCTAAAACGCAGGCTTTGAACGCTCAGCTATATTATACAGAATTTATTTTGGGCTGCTTTAAAAGTCAGCTCAACAGATTATTAATTTTAAAATAATACCACACATTTTATCAGTGTTCTCTTTTATTTTTATTGTTTCCCGGCTTTGCTTTCATCACAGTGAAATAAGAGGATGTAAAAGCTGAGAGACTCTGATAACCTATTTTGTAGGCAATCTCGCTTAAAGTATACTGTTGGGAATCTATCAGTTCTATACTTTTTAAAATCCTTGTAAGCTGAAGGTATTTTTGTAAAGTGATACCTGTTTCATTTTTAAAGATCCTCTGAAGAGATCTTACAGACATCTTAGCTTTTTCAGCTAAAGAATCAATGTCCAGATTATATTTAAAATTAGCGTTAATCTCGTTACAAACAGGGATCAGCCTCGCATCGGTGGGCACAGGAATTTCCAGTCCGTTACTTTCTTTACAGAAGTTAGGCAGACTTTTCAAAATCGCTTTGAAGAAAATATCCTGCTCATCATTTTCTATTAAAGATTTATTCCATTTTGAAGCATAAAGCAGCATCTCTTTGAGAACAGTGGGAACGGCAAAGACATGAATATTCTGATAAAACTCTTCTTCAAAAACTGATTTGAATAAAAATACCATCAGATTGACCGTTTTCGCCTCAGAAGTTATTTGGTGTGCTTTTCCGGAAGGTACCCAGATCACATGATGCTGAGGTACAAGGTAAATCTTGTGATCAATATGGAAATACTGATAACCCTCTTCTACAAAAGTGAGCTGAGCGCGATGATGAATATGCTCGTAATCATCATGTTTCCAGTTTTTTTCACACCATACATAGGCTTCCTTATCAATGGTATCTACAAACTGGCTCTCTGTTTTCTCTAGCAGGCCGCATTTCATTGTCGTTTTGGATATATATTTTGGCAAATTTAATAAAAACGCCAATAGTAATTTTGTAACATCAAAGAAATAGATATTTTAAGTCATCATTTTTTTAATCAGAGGGTGATGATAACCTGCCTTTTCAGGGATTAAAATATAACATTGAGAGTCAAACAAAAAAATATAAACTTATATCTTATTTATAATGAAAAAACTATGTTCTTTTTTTATCTTAATTTTACTATTAAACACCATTCATATCATGGCACAAAATAAAGCTAAAATATTGGTTTTGATCCATTCTGATAATGGAGGAACCTACCAACTGGCTAAAGAAATAGCCAAAGGCATTGAAAGTGAAAATAATGCAGTCTCTTATATCAAATTGGTTAAAACATCACAAAATCCTACTCTTAAAAACCTGCCTGTAGCAACAGTAGATGAACTTACCAGCTATGATGGAATTGCTTTTGGTTCTCCTGTTTATTTCGGAAATATCAGTACTGGGATGAGCGAATTTTTATCAAAAACCGTTCAGCTTTGGACCAATCATGGATTGGAAGGTGTTCCGGCTACAGTTTTCATGTCTGCGGGAAGCGGCGCAGGAAAAGAACTGGCACTTCAGGCATTCTGGAATAGCCTTGCTGTCCACGGAATGGTTTTGGTTTCGAACGGAATCCGCGGTACCGAAGAGCTTAATAAATCGATACCTCAAGGAAATACAGTATTGGGAATCACCAGTATGGCTTCCTTAAAGGACGTAGAAAGACCTACAAAAGATGAGCGTCAGCTGGCAGAACTTCAGGGGAAAAACTTTGCAAAAGTAGCCCTGGCAATGAAAGGTACTTTCAGTAAAAAAATGACAACTGCTTCTCCTGCAGTACAGGCTGAAGGTATCAATACCGTTTTAAAACAGAAGAATATAACATTACCCAAGGTTCCCCAGCCAGCAGGAAATTATAAACCTTTTGTACGTTCAGGAAACCTGGTGTTCATTAATCAGGTTGCTTTGAAAGACGGTAAGATTCTAAATCCCGGAAAATTGGGTGTGGATGTTAATGAACAGCAGGTAAAAGAAGCCACTAAAGCCACAATGCTTAATGTTATTGCAGTGTTAAAAGAAGCTGTTGGGGGAGACCTGGACAAAGTGAAGCAATGTGTTCAGCTTACAGGGATTTTCAATACAAAAGATGATTATACAAAACATGCTGACCTTATGAATGTAGCTTCAGACCTTACCGTTGAGGTTTTTGGAGAGAAAGGGAAACATGCACGGGCTACTTTGGGCGCCTCATCTATTCCTGTGAATTCTTCCGTGGAAATTCAGGCTGTTTTTGAAGTCGAATAAAAAAATTAAACAGATATTGAGACCTTGCGCTTACTTGTAAGCGCAAGGTTTTTTTTATCCGGTTTTGAAATCCGGTTTTTTTTGCTGGTTATTCACTCTTTTATTTTTTTTTAGGTATAAACTGGCGTTAATAAAAAATCATAGAGCAGTGAATTTTGGATAAAAAAAACATTTTTCTGTTAATATTCGAGAATATTAATAGACGTTTTGCTTTTCTTTTTAACAGTTTTAAACCCATTCAATATGAATGGATTACCCTTTTTTACTATTTCATTCAAATGATCTGTAAGGTATTAATATTCCAGAATATTAACAGCTATCTTATTGCAGAACGGTTTAGAGAATCCTAAGTTAACTGCAGAAAAGCAAATAAGCATTACAGATCAAATCACTCAGTAAACTGAAATCATTTTAGCTGACGGTTTAAAAAGGATATCTGTCTTCTGCGGTTTTGTTTTTTAAAATTTATCATGTTAAAAATTTATCACCAATAATCATTACTAATTTTAAAAAGATCACCAATATGAAACTAATACAAAACGGGCAAACATTTCTGTCAGCAGGTATGATTCTTTTCTCTATATCTGTCTATTCCCAAATAGGAATAAATACTCCGTCTTCTGCTGCTACTTTAGATATCAAAGCTAAAAATGAAACAGGAACAACCTCTAATGTTGATGGACTTCTCATTCCAAGAGTCGACCGTCAGAGGGCAGAAAGTATGCTTGGAGTTCCTGCGTCAACATTAATCTATATCAATAACGCGACAACAGGCTTTGGGGTGGGGCAGGCGGCTAATATTACATCTACTGGATATTATTTTTATGATGGCAGTGCATGGGTAAAATTAATAGACCCTAACAATTTGAATATTTATAACAGTAACGGATTTCTTACAGAGAACAGACTGGTAAATCAACTTGCTTATCAACTTGCTTTTATAGGGTCGGCAGAGAATGCGTTTTCTATAGACAGAAATACTTTTTCAGTGGATGCCGCCAATCACAGGGTAGGTATAGGCAGTATTAATCCGGTACAGCGGCTTACTGTTGTAGACGGAGATACCACAAATCTTTATCAGGTTATTGCTTCATTTATGAATGCGAATCTTACGGGAGGTTTGGGAATTGGTTCTACAGGGATACAAACGGTAGGTTCAACTTCTAATCTTGATCTTACACTAAACGCAAAAGGAAAAGGGAATATCATCATGCAAACTGCTGATGGTGTCGCTGGAAATGTTGGAATAGGAACTTCTGTTCCTCAAAAGAAACTGCATATCAATGGATCAATGCAATTAACCAATGAACTGAACGTGGGAGGGAATGCAACCGTATCAGGTACAGCGGGGACGTCAGGGCAGGTCCTTACATCGAATGGTGCCGGAATAGCCCCTTCATGGACAACAGCTGCTGCTAATATCAACATCTACAATTCAAATGGAACGATCAAAGAAGACAGAACCGTAACCCAGGAAGATAAGTCACTAACATTTACCGGAACCACAACCAATATGTTTTCTGTAGATGGAACTACTTTTTCTATAGATGCTTTGAATAAACGAGTAGGGATAGGTACTTCTAACCCTCAAACCAAACTGGATGTGACTACTTCCAATAATTCTTACGGAATACAGCATAGTAACGGAACGGTGAAGTTAAGATCATATATAGGTACAGATGCTGCCTGGCTGGGCAATTACAGCAGCCATTCCTTATATTTTATGACCGGCAATTCTGTACGTCTGGGGATAGATACCAGCGGTAATGTAGGGATAGGTACAACGACTCCGGATACAAAACTTCATGTGGCTGGCGGCGCTAAAATTGAAAGTATCCCGCTGAGTACCAGTACTTCGGATGTTGCTTTGGTAGCAGATGCAGACGGTACCATAAAAAAAAGGAGAAATGATGTTCAGGGAATTACCAGAGCTTATCTGGCTCAAAACAAATTAACGGGGCCAGGTTTATATTCGATCAATAGATTAACCGGTTTTACAGCTATTGATAATTTAGGAAGCTATTTCAATACAGCCAGTGGCTATTTTACAGCACCGGATACGGGGATGTACCGGATTTCTATGACGGTTTCCTCTAAGTTCACGGACCC
This genomic window from Chryseobacterium sp. MEBOG06 contains:
- a CDS encoding CinA family protein encodes the protein MDFQKNLLEYISQSLLSIDETIAVAESVTSGCLQLAFSQMPSASLFYKGGMTAYTLPEQVRLLKVSREEAEDCDSVSKNIVETMALHIAKLFESDWSIATTGYSTSSENSSYKVFAYFSFSYKGEIIFTKKLELHPKTQALNAQLYYTEFILGCFKSQLNRLLILK
- a CDS encoding helix-turn-helix domain-containing protein; its protein translation is MKCGLLEKTESQFVDTIDKEAYVWCEKNWKHDDYEHIHHRAQLTFVEEGYQYFHIDHKIYLVPQHHVIWVPSGKAHQITSEAKTVNLMVFLFKSVFEEEFYQNIHVFAVPTVLKEMLLYASKWNKSLIENDEQDIFFKAILKSLPNFCKESNGLEIPVPTDARLIPVCNEINANFKYNLDIDSLAEKAKMSVRSLQRIFKNETGITLQKYLQLTRILKSIELIDSQQYTLSEIAYKIGYQSLSAFTSSYFTVMKAKPGNNKNKREH
- a CDS encoding Atu1372/SO_1960 family protein, with amino-acid sequence MKKLCSFFILILLLNTIHIMAQNKAKILVLIHSDNGGTYQLAKEIAKGIESENNAVSYIKLVKTSQNPTLKNLPVATVDELTSYDGIAFGSPVYFGNISTGMSEFLSKTVQLWTNHGLEGVPATVFMSAGSGAGKELALQAFWNSLAVHGMVLVSNGIRGTEELNKSIPQGNTVLGITSMASLKDVERPTKDERQLAELQGKNFAKVALAMKGTFSKKMTTASPAVQAEGINTVLKQKNITLPKVPQPAGNYKPFVRSGNLVFINQVALKDGKILNPGKLGVDVNEQQVKEATKATMLNVIAVLKEAVGGDLDKVKQCVQLTGIFNTKDDYTKHADLMNVASDLTVEVFGEKGKHARATLGASSIPVNSSVEIQAVFEVE